Below is a genomic region from Gammaproteobacteria bacterium.
CGCGCGCCCTGCAAGACTACGGCGCCTACATCGTCGACATGGCGGACACCTGGTGTCTCTACCTCGACTACAACGCGCGCGGCGAGATCAGCGGGTTCAACTCCGGTGCATTCACCAGCGCGGTGTGGGGTTCGCTGGTGCGCGTGACCAACAACAGCGCGGGATCTGTCGGGGGCGGCGGAACCCCTCTCGGCGCCACCCAAAGACGCCAGACCCTCGACGCGTCATCGAAGGAATCCAGATCGGAGCCTAAACGCGTGGGCACGCTACGCTTTGCCCACCCTACGGCCCTGGGTACACGACAAAACCGTAGGGTGGGCAAAGGCCGCAGGCCGTGCCCACGCGGGCACGGTCACCACAAGCACGTGGACACGCGAGCAAGCCAGTCATGCTTAGCCTCCACGCAACCCCACAATCCGCGCAGTCCGCCGGAACCGGACACTGGCTGCGCCCCCTCCACTGCTGGCCCCGCCAAACCCTCGCCAGCCTGCGCAAACACGACGCCGTCATCCGCGTGCTGATCGCGGCCGTCCGCGGCTCGGCGCCGCGCGAGGCGGGCGCCTGCATGCTGCTGGCCGGCGACACGCTGTACGGCACCGTCGGCGGTGGCAATCTCGAATGGCAGGCGCTGCGCGCCGCCCGCGATCTGTTGGACGGTGACGCGAACGCCCGCGTGCAAAAACTGATACTCGGCATCGAACTCGGCCAATGCTGCGGCGGCGTGGTCGAAATCTGGCTGGAGCGCTGGACCGGCGCAGACCGGCCGCTGCTCGAACGACTCGTCACCGAGCAGCAAACCGGCAAGCCGCTATGGCTGCGCAGCACCCTGCGCGGCGAACGCATCGAAACCCGCAGCATCGTGGCGGCTCCTTCACTGGCTCGCGTCACACTGCATCGTGACCGTGATAGCGCCGAACTGCTCGAACGCCTCGACGACGCCCGCCAGCCGCTGTGGCTGTACGGCGCCGGACACGTCGGTCAGGCCTTGGTGCGTGTGCTGGCCGAACTGCCGCTGCAAGTGACCTGGATCGATGCGCGCCCCGGCGTGTTCCCGACCGGTCTGCCGGAATCGGTGACGCCGCGCGCCACCGCGCCGCTGGCGGTGCAGCACGAGGCACCACCCGGCGCCGCGCACATCGTCATGACGCATGATCACGCGCTGGACTACGCGCTGGTGCTGGCCCTGCTGCAACGCGGCGACGCGCGCTACCTCGGCCTGATCGGCTCGGACAGCAAGGCCGCGCGCTTTCGTTCGCGGCTGCGCCGCGACGGCATCGACGAGGCGCGCATGGCCCGCCTTACCTGCCCGATCGGCGTGCCCGGAATCGACAGCAAATGGCCCGGCGCGATCGCCGTGGGCGTGGCCGCGCAAGTCATGCAGACGCTGAGCGCCACATCCGACAAAACCACCTCGCCGGCGCCGCAGCCGATCGAGTCTCCCTGCAACACCGAGCAGTGCCACGTATGCAAAACCCGGCAGACCTGAACGCACCGCGCCTGGTATTGCGCGGCATCTCCAAGCGCTATCCCGGCGTGGTCGCCAACGATGGCGTGGACCTGTGCGTGCAGCGCGGCGAGATTCACGCGCTGATGGGCGAAAACGGCGCCGGCAAGAGCACGCTGATGAAAATCGTCTACGGCGTGACGCGCCCCGACGAAGGCCACATCGAATGGGAAGGCCAGGCGGTGACGATCGCCAATCCGAAAGCGGCGCGCGCGCTGGGCATCGGCATGGTGTTCCAGCACTTTTCGCTGTTCGAAACCCTGAGCGTGGCCGAGAACATTTCGCTGGCGCTGGACCAGCGCGAGCCGCTGCCGCAACTCGGCGAGCGCATCCGCGAGGTCTCGCAGCGTTACGGCCTGCCGGTGGACCCGCAACGCCTGGTGCACAGCATGTCGGTGGGCGAGCGCCAGCGCGTGGAGATCGTGCGTTGCCTGTTGCAGCAACCGCGTCTGCTGATCATGGACGAGCCGACTTCGGTGCTGACGCCGCAGGCGGTGCGCGTGCTGTTCGAGACCCTGCGCCGGCTCGCCGACGAGGGCGTGAGCATTCTCTACATCAGCCACAAGCTCGACGAGATTCGCGAGCTGTGCGGCACCGCCACGGTGCTGCGCGGCGGCCGCGTCAGCGGCACCGCCACACCGGCCGACGAGAGCAATGCCAGCCTCGCGCGGCTGATGATCGGAAACGAACTCACCGAATGCAGCCTGATTCCGCGCGAGGCCGGTGAGATCAAGCTGGAGCTGACCAATCTGACGCTGGCCTCGCCGGATCCTTTCGGCACCTCGCTGCACAACATCGACCTGCGCGTGCGCAGCGGCGAGATCATCGGCATCGCCGGCGTTTCCGGCAACGGCCAGGCCGAGCTGATGGCGGCGATCTCCGGCGAGACGCCGTGCACGGATGCCGGTCAGGTCCGGCTCTGCGG
It encodes:
- the xdhC gene encoding xanthine dehydrogenase accessory protein XdhC, with product MLSLHATPQSAQSAGTGHWLRPLHCWPRQTLASLRKHDAVIRVLIAAVRGSAPREAGACMLLAGDTLYGTVGGGNLEWQALRAARDLLDGDANARVQKLILGIELGQCCGGVVEIWLERWTGADRPLLERLVTEQQTGKPLWLRSTLRGERIETRSIVAAPSLARVTLHRDRDSAELLERLDDARQPLWLYGAGHVGQALVRVLAELPLQVTWIDARPGVFPTGLPESVTPRATAPLAVQHEAPPGAAHIVMTHDHALDYALVLALLQRGDARYLGLIGSDSKAARFRSRLRRDGIDEARMARLTCPIGVPGIDSKWPGAIAVGVAAQVMQTLSATSDKTTSPAPQPIESPCNTEQCHVCKTRQT
- a CDS encoding ABC transporter ATP-binding protein translates to MQNPADLNAPRLVLRGISKRYPGVVANDGVDLCVQRGEIHALMGENGAGKSTLMKIVYGVTRPDEGHIEWEGQAVTIANPKAARALGIGMVFQHFSLFETLSVAENISLALDQREPLPQLGERIREVSQRYGLPVDPQRLVHSMSVGERQRVEIVRCLLQQPRLLIMDEPTSVLTPQAVRVLFETLRRLADEGVSILYISHKLDEIRELCGTATVLRGGRVSGTATPADESNASLARLMIGNELTECSLIPREAGEIKLELTNLTLASPDPFGTSLHNIDLRVRSGEIIGIAGVSGNGQAELMAAISGETPCTDAGQVRLCGLPVAQSDPARRRDLGLAFVPEDRLGHGAVPSLSLADNALLTGAASMVRRGLVKMRTARAFAERVIDTYKVKCNGTAALASSLSGGNLQKFIVGREISHEPKVMLAAQPTWGVDVGAAQMIRQALIDLRDRGGAVLVVSEELDELFSICDRIAVIAQGRLSPLRKPAETSIEEIGSWMAGGFIEHEEAERVAA